The proteins below are encoded in one region of Herpetosiphon gulosus:
- a CDS encoding endo-1,4-beta-xylanase, translated as MNSRRRYWWIVVMLGLIAGQFSWWQSSSGQTSPQTLRAAAGTFLIGSAADSDFWNFSDRAQYEAILGGQFNIYTPGNQLKWDAVHPQRTTYNFAPVDRHIQIAKSYGQQIHGHTLLWHQQNPNWVANQNWTASELTSILYDHIDTVVGRYKNDIAIWDVANEVFDDSGIYRRSFWYNIIGQNYVELGFRRARQADSDAVLIYNDYNIEEINAKSNAVYAMVTDFLARGVPIDGIGFQMHLLGSGINYNSFAQNMQRFADLGLKIYVTEADVRLQLPATSASLAQQATVYQNVLDRCLRQPACQAFQFWGFTDKYSWVPNTFPGYGAALIYDEQYNPKPAYTAIYNRLLQGRGGTPTPTSAPTATRTPTTQPTAVPTNTPTSSPTPTQTAPQPKLILSAPSQVTLGQVFTLTIQYVNIGLQYTTVTSSPAGLVQLDPPLSMPCKYNQHPTQCKNITFKATALGTVQLSASATGEVPSAGGGWAWGSAFAQNPVSVTIVDTIPTNTPTPTPSPSPTPTGGGCRVNYAINSQWGNGFVANVTVTNASNTPINGWALNWSFAGNQQISNAWNTSLTQTGNAVVARNAGWNNLIAAQGSASFGFQASYSGTNTIPTSFSLNGVACSIVP; from the coding sequence ATGAACAGCCGACGACGTTACTGGTGGATAGTAGTGATGCTAGGATTAATTGCGGGACAATTCAGTTGGTGGCAGTCAAGCAGTGGTCAAACCAGCCCCCAAACATTACGGGCAGCTGCTGGCACGTTTTTAATTGGCAGCGCTGCTGATAGCGATTTTTGGAACTTCAGCGATCGCGCTCAATATGAAGCAATTTTGGGCGGTCAGTTTAATATTTATACTCCAGGCAACCAATTAAAATGGGATGCCGTGCACCCTCAACGTACAACCTACAATTTTGCGCCAGTTGATCGGCATATTCAAATTGCCAAAAGCTATGGCCAGCAAATCCACGGCCATACCTTGCTCTGGCATCAGCAAAACCCAAACTGGGTAGCCAACCAAAATTGGACAGCCAGTGAGCTAACCAGCATTTTGTATGATCATATTGATACGGTGGTTGGTCGCTACAAAAACGATATTGCAATTTGGGATGTGGCCAACGAAGTGTTTGATGATAGCGGCATTTATCGGCGCTCGTTCTGGTATAACATTATTGGCCAAAATTATGTTGAATTGGGCTTCAGACGTGCCCGCCAAGCCGATTCAGATGCAGTGCTGATTTACAATGATTACAACATCGAAGAAATTAACGCCAAATCGAATGCAGTCTATGCCATGGTCACTGACTTTTTGGCGCGGGGTGTGCCGATAGATGGGATTGGCTTTCAAATGCACTTGCTCGGTTCTGGCATCAATTACAACAGTTTTGCTCAAAATATGCAGCGCTTTGCTGATTTGGGCTTGAAAATTTATGTAACCGAAGCCGATGTGCGTTTGCAATTGCCCGCCACAAGTGCAAGTTTGGCCCAACAAGCGACGGTCTATCAAAATGTGCTTGATCGTTGTTTACGCCAACCAGCCTGCCAAGCCTTCCAATTTTGGGGCTTTACCGATAAATATTCGTGGGTTCCGAATACCTTCCCAGGCTATGGGGCGGCCTTGATCTACGATGAACAATACAATCCCAAGCCAGCCTATACCGCCATTTACAATCGTTTATTGCAAGGTCGGGGCGGCACTCCAACCCCAACGAGTGCCCCAACTGCTACGCGCACCCCAACAACGCAACCGACGGCGGTTCCAACCAACACGCCGACTAGCAGCCCAACGCCCACCCAAACAGCTCCGCAACCAAAGTTGATTTTGAGTGCGCCCAGCCAAGTGACGCTTGGGCAAGTCTTTACCTTGACGATTCAATACGTGAATATTGGCTTGCAATATACCACCGTAACCAGCAGCCCAGCTGGCTTGGTGCAACTTGATCCACCGTTGAGTATGCCTTGTAAATATAACCAACACCCAACTCAATGCAAAAATATCACCTTTAAAGCAACCGCACTTGGCACAGTTCAATTGAGTGCTAGTGCAACCGGCGAAGTGCCAAGTGCTGGTGGTGGTTGGGCTTGGGGTTCGGCGTTTGCCCAAAATCCAGTCAGCGTCACGATTGTTGATACTATTCCTACCAATACGCCAACTCCAACCCCTAGCCCAAGTCCAACTCCAACTGGTGGTGGTTGCCGTGTCAACTATGCTATCAACAGCCAATGGGGCAATGGCTTTGTGGCCAATGTGACGGTGACCAATGCAAGCAACACGCCGATCAATGGCTGGGCGCTCAATTGGAGTTTTGCGGGCAATCAGCAAATTAGCAATGCTTGGAACACTAGCCTAACCCAAACTGGCAACGCGGTTGTAGCCCGTAACGCTGGCTGGAACAACCTTATTGCGGCGCAAGGCTCAGCCTCATTCGGCTTCCAAGCCAGCTATAGTGGCACAAATACCATTCCAACCAGTTTTAGTTTGAATGGGGTTGCCTGCAGCATCGTTCCATAA
- a CDS encoding fructose-specific PTS transporter subunit EIIC, which yields MARIVAITSCPTGIAHTFMAAEGVQRGAEALGHQVKVETQGSVGAQNVLTETDIREADLVIIAADTKVDLGRFVGKRVYETSTKAAITDGQGMVKTAFDQAKTYSASGSVNLADTVDDLKAQRSASRSGPYKHLMTGVSYMLPFVVAGGLLIALAFAIGGIEVVEDQYKDTLGGALVQIGAKSGFALMVPILAGFIAFSIADRPGLVPGMIGGMLASSNGSGFLGGIIAGFIAGYATDWLNTNIRLPKTLAGLKPVLILPLLSATIVGLLMIYVIGKPVSAINTSLNEWLTGLQGTNAILLGLLLGAMMAFDMGGPVNKAAYTFAVGLLASNVYAPMAAVMAAGMTPPLGLALASLLFKNRFTAEEQEAGKAAAVLGISFITEGAIPFAARDPFRVIPAIMLGSAVTGALSMSFGATLQVPHGGVFVLPIPNAVGSLGLYIVAILVGTVVTAAALYALKRPLVQTPVTSSETSASTTSAVSAR from the coding sequence ATGGCACGCATCGTTGCGATCACCTCATGTCCAACTGGTATTGCCCATACATTTATGGCCGCTGAAGGCGTTCAACGTGGCGCAGAAGCCCTTGGTCATCAGGTTAAAGTTGAAACCCAAGGCTCGGTTGGAGCGCAAAATGTGCTGACTGAAACCGATATTCGTGAAGCCGATTTGGTGATTATCGCCGCCGATACCAAAGTTGATCTCGGACGCTTTGTTGGTAAACGGGTTTATGAAACCTCGACCAAAGCAGCAATTACCGATGGTCAGGGCATGGTCAAAACCGCCTTTGATCAAGCCAAAACGTATAGCGCTAGCGGCTCAGTCAACCTTGCTGATACCGTCGATGATCTCAAGGCTCAGCGCTCAGCCAGCCGTTCCGGCCCCTACAAACACCTGATGACTGGGGTTTCGTATATGTTGCCGTTTGTGGTTGCAGGCGGCTTGCTGATTGCCTTGGCCTTTGCAATTGGTGGAATCGAAGTTGTTGAAGATCAATATAAAGATACGTTAGGTGGGGCATTGGTTCAAATTGGGGCTAAATCGGGCTTTGCGCTGATGGTGCCAATTTTGGCGGGCTTTATTGCTTTCTCAATCGCTGATCGGCCAGGTTTAGTGCCTGGGATGATTGGCGGGATGTTGGCCAGCAGCAATGGATCAGGCTTCCTGGGTGGCATCATCGCTGGTTTTATTGCGGGCTACGCCACCGATTGGCTGAACACCAATATTCGTTTGCCAAAAACCTTGGCTGGCCTCAAACCTGTATTAATTTTGCCCTTACTAAGTGCCACTATCGTTGGCTTGCTGATGATTTATGTGATTGGCAAACCAGTGAGTGCCATCAACACCAGCCTGAATGAGTGGCTGACTGGGTTGCAAGGCACAAACGCGATTTTGCTGGGCTTGTTGCTTGGAGCAATGATGGCCTTTGATATGGGTGGGCCTGTCAATAAAGCTGCTTATACCTTTGCAGTTGGCTTGTTGGCTAGTAACGTCTATGCGCCGATGGCGGCTGTGATGGCGGCTGGCATGACTCCACCGCTTGGTTTGGCCTTGGCCTCGCTGCTGTTCAAAAATCGCTTTACCGCCGAAGAACAAGAAGCGGGCAAAGCAGCGGCAGTGCTCGGGATTTCGTTTATCACCGAAGGCGCAATTCCCTTTGCAGCCCGTGATCCCTTCCGCGTGATTCCAGCGATTATGCTTGGCTCAGCCGTTACGGGAGCACTCTCGATGAGCTTTGGTGCAACCCTGCAAGTGCCACACGGCGGCGTGTTCGTGTTGCCAATTCCCAATGCAGTTGGTAGTTTGGGCTTGTATATTGTGGCAATTTTAGTGGGCACGGTCGTGACTGCTGCCGCCTTGTATGCGCTCAAACGCCCGTTAGTGCAAACCCCCGTTACCAGCAGCGAAACCAGTGCTAGCACAACTTCAGCGGTCAGCGCACGCTAA
- a CDS encoding metallophosphoesterase, producing the protein MRIWAIADLHLAGGQDKPMDVFGAHWRNHAATIAKAWHESVAADDLVLIAGDISWAMHLNDVRADLAWIEALPGKKVLCKGNHDYWWSSKNKVRAILPPSLQIVDCDAVVVDQIVVCGTRGWAVPGDRDFDKTTDQRIYERELGRLERALAGAQVLAEEVRPIYVLLHFPPFRDGQPTEFAKRIAAAHAHTCVYGHLHQAEQWANATTGQVETVFYQLTACDALGFKPLLLTDNP; encoded by the coding sequence ATGCGAATCTGGGCTATTGCCGACTTGCACCTTGCTGGCGGGCAGGATAAACCAATGGATGTCTTTGGTGCTCATTGGCGTAATCATGCTGCAACCATCGCCAAGGCTTGGCACGAATCCGTTGCCGCCGATGATTTGGTGTTGATCGCTGGCGATATTTCGTGGGCCATGCATCTGAATGATGTTCGCGCCGATCTCGCTTGGATCGAGGCACTACCCGGCAAAAAGGTGCTGTGCAAGGGTAACCACGATTATTGGTGGAGCAGCAAAAATAAGGTTCGCGCCATCTTGCCGCCCTCGTTGCAGATTGTCGATTGCGATGCAGTAGTTGTCGATCAGATTGTCGTTTGTGGTACGCGTGGTTGGGCTGTGCCTGGCGACCGTGATTTTGATAAAACCACCGATCAGCGGATTTATGAGCGCGAACTTGGGCGTTTAGAACGAGCCTTGGCCGGAGCACAGGTGCTGGCTGAGGAGGTTCGCCCGATCTATGTGTTATTACATTTCCCGCCCTTCCGCGATGGCCAGCCAACCGAATTTGCCAAACGCATCGCCGCCGCTCATGCTCATACCTGTGTTTATGGCCACCTCCACCAAGCTGAACAATGGGCCAATGCCACAACTGGCCAGGTCGAAACAGTTTTCTATCAATTAACTGCCTGCGATGCCCTCGGTTTTAAACCGCTGCTATTAACCGATAATCCTTAA
- a CDS encoding ankyrin repeat domain-containing protein, which produces MKKQPKRPNLIGLIEQRQFAEALAALKNFGPWSRETLDQALIATAATNSLNVLDSLLSAGANPNRADQFGRTALHWAAELANTAIIVHLIGFGAIIQATTNYGYSVLHYAVLARQAGLVERLLGLGADPTAQLSAGWQATWTALHFAYALEDWRCIGLLTPLTPTIVPPAVDGHRIKGTYDVVMATNDWHTPRPISSMTQRCPACAELMIYNTGHTFDDSGILADRIELYRCANCGEQFWSDSTARRAQPLHPIDTFDFKRGERKILKRR; this is translated from the coding sequence ATGAAAAAGCAGCCAAAACGCCCAAATTTAATTGGTTTGATTGAACAGCGCCAGTTTGCTGAGGCCTTAGCCGCGTTGAAAAATTTCGGGCCTTGGTCGCGAGAAACTTTAGATCAAGCGTTAATCGCAACAGCAGCAACAAATTCGCTCAACGTGCTTGATAGTTTGCTGAGTGCAGGGGCCAACCCAAATCGGGCTGATCAATTTGGACGAACTGCGTTGCATTGGGCGGCTGAGCTTGCTAATACTGCCATAATTGTGCATTTGATAGGCTTTGGTGCAATCATTCAAGCAACGACCAACTATGGCTATAGTGTGTTGCACTATGCAGTTTTAGCCCGCCAAGCAGGCTTAGTCGAACGATTGCTGGGATTGGGGGCTGATCCGACGGCCCAATTATCAGCTGGCTGGCAGGCAACTTGGACGGCGCTGCATTTCGCCTATGCGCTTGAAGATTGGCGCTGTATTGGATTATTGACCCCACTAACTCCTACGATTGTGCCGCCAGCTGTCGATGGTCATCGGATTAAAGGTACTTATGATGTGGTTATGGCAACCAACGATTGGCATACTCCACGCCCTATTAGCTCAATGACCCAGCGTTGCCCAGCATGTGCTGAATTGATGATCTACAATACTGGGCATACTTTTGATGATTCAGGTATTTTGGCTGATCGAATTGAGTTATATAGGTGTGCCAACTGTGGTGAGCAATTTTGGTCAGATAGTACTGCCCGCCGAGCACAGCCATTGCATCCAATCGATACGTTTGATTTCAAACGTGGCGAAAGAAAGATTCTCAAAAGACGTTGA
- a CDS encoding RHS repeat-associated core domain-containing protein codes for MSLSSRLKRTVSGALLAAVTASTIPASPIAAQSRDTNPTTPSSTPESPLVATVRERSAPSLHVTLHTERSLVAVGETLGLTLDLNNIGNLVASDIVVRLPVPAHTTPLTKANLSADGSYWEWSLSTLAAHKSTRMGVQVQVNHAPDGVILTTASVGAAKLEQPVQSRAGAIIASPSTARSVTASRGSSATTVRTLDAAIEVAIAKPTADTTLTIEPLVKVAKPNPQRGLPAFRVTSTTNTGEMTLKVRYTEAQLLALGMSASDLTLMTYDETANTWTVVPTTLDLQNRTAVARIAAGGNYQLSDGSSPSEAFLPSLQGWQTSLFTGAASSSYPIDVPAGPGGIKPNVALSYSSSSTDGKGGLRAKQQAGWVGRGWSLDTGSVSSNKVADGRTYYSLVFNGQSFDVTRGAALVGSPVEANLSHWTWTPVNETFAKVTAFELGDSTASRGGSRYGAPLKRYGWRVWAKDGTKYEFVDDAWWGWDTCAVDGAASMETYKWLLTSVTDVNNNVITYNYGRDSLARTTCNGIAGTVDREIWPTNITWGANSGTGASDRYKVEFNSSTRTGDLAFENAPNQLGGPSGAPRESRQLDTIKVYSKPSSAWELVRQYNLAYDYSTLSDASIKANGVGSPDTTSQKLTLKSIQRVGNNGTSALPATTFTYGTDRGTNEHYPLGAWNRLTSVNNGQGGTLTFTYENIGFVVNNRFLENYRRVTAKTTTDGRGNSYTTNYSYTSPALNSLGSILDPGSLATQTYANSAILYYNKYRNNTDMSSWLVHKAYSEFRGHAKVTERDANGNETDHYFYQGDTTCNPAVYGSQMETDACFIEIRNREILKGKEYRTVQRQGTTSTMLRESGNFYMVEFYGFMESPFAGLWRSFDYTNESFSVNYDPAPAGGPTATVNRTKYYYDPANQGGVQYGNVTKVEELDVSGAVYRSTTNTYTPNTSTAYIVDRLTTQVIRDGQNRLLALTENRYDGAVTTPAVGTRGLLTLVRKYNNVPLSTSTTGVTLTSSDASYGYDAYGNQTTVTSYAQPGTRLFNGSTTTFSTPGNGSSSSTVTTTYDPNFHAFSTSVGQPTGNTNSPSLNESAGYDYRMGTLTSVTDANGNITNAEYDVFGRMSALIKPGDSSALPTVKAYYADSALPFRYWTETREHAGLSGVQISSQFYDGLGRKIQTKQESIDGSQNIVVDTKYDGLNQVTQESQPRYVSETSGTFGVYTTVPGSGVNWTTKTYDSLSRLLTVTTPDGAKTTKRYWQYNNLSLVDTIDPNRNRTQHRTDQFGRLVQVQELSGNCTSFAFLSDFSCTGNYTTTWASYGMTTYTYSPLDLLTTSTDASNNVTNMTYDSLGRKLTMNDPDMGAWSYGYDVDGNLTSQTDAKNQTLSFEYDLLNRLTAKKQGVTTLASYTYDQFGGSYPYGKGQLTTMTDASGSTTYGYTPRGEILTIDQTVDGTTYSTYNTYRADGKPNTVVYPTGEIITYSYDAAGRQNGLSSSLGEVFQSNVSYDALGQKTHEIFGNGQQTQYSYDALSKRLTSTITADVATLQERFRRDFTYDLAGNVQTIASMDSLNANEIMRYSYDHRERVTNACAVTSSSSSVCIGGATFNQSYSYDVLGNITTKAGVSYSYTNGKPHAVSSVGGQSYTYDNNGNMVNGGGRSYTWNIENQPTQISTSTVTETYKYDGDNDRVKKTTTTGGTVKSVLYIGSVEYWSDGKVVSSYAGVAARTTTGNPSTSNRGSIIYLHVDHLGSVGAITNNSGIVIEAERYDPWGATRSGNLTSTEFGYTGQRKDDGTGLLFYNARYYDAAIARFVSADSIVPGTTSGEGGSANSIGRDDTQALSPLTVDFHETLFINSLGEELRFIQTKGFWFQLSDDEKNSNQIKSYWGPQNAQSLNRYSYVSNNPLIYIDPSGHIKCGKGFWGSLCRGAGRAFRFVRTSFFIAVDIYGVLTAGNMLRNPKAFFKTLMNPSIWTVRGFLDAGTVYLGIPTLKGHLKEMWDLWVEIWDSLGVYEAFGSASDDTCITYSRAHPECYRIR; via the coding sequence ATGTCACTATCATCACGCCTGAAACGAACTGTTTCAGGGGCGTTATTAGCTGCGGTGACCGCTTCAACTATTCCAGCGTCACCAATTGCCGCTCAATCACGCGATACCAATCCAACCACACCATCGTCAACCCCAGAATCACCCTTAGTCGCGACTGTCCGCGAACGCAGTGCGCCAAGTTTGCATGTAACCTTGCACACCGAGCGCTCGTTAGTTGCCGTTGGCGAAACCCTCGGCTTAACCCTTGATCTCAATAATATTGGCAATTTAGTTGCCTCAGATATTGTGGTTCGCTTGCCAGTTCCAGCCCATACCACACCCCTCACCAAGGCCAATCTTTCCGCTGATGGGAGCTATTGGGAGTGGTCGTTGTCCACACTTGCGGCGCATAAAAGCACACGCATGGGTGTGCAAGTCCAAGTCAATCACGCTCCTGATGGGGTTATTCTGACTACCGCTTCAGTCGGTGCAGCGAAATTAGAGCAACCCGTTCAATCACGCGCTGGGGCGATCATTGCTTCTCCCAGCACCGCTCGCTCGGTAACAGCAAGCCGCGGCAGTAGTGCAACAACCGTTCGAACCCTTGATGCTGCGATCGAAGTTGCCATTGCCAAACCAACGGCTGACACAACCCTGACGATTGAACCGCTGGTCAAAGTCGCCAAGCCAAATCCGCAACGCGGCTTACCAGCATTTCGCGTCACCAGCACCACCAACACTGGCGAAATGACGCTGAAAGTCCGTTACACCGAGGCCCAATTGCTGGCCCTTGGCATGTCGGCCAGTGACTTAACCCTCATGACCTACGATGAAACCGCCAACACGTGGACGGTTGTCCCAACGACCCTTGATCTGCAAAACCGCACTGCGGTGGCACGGATTGCGGCTGGTGGCAATTACCAACTCAGCGATGGTTCGTCGCCATCAGAGGCATTCTTGCCAAGCCTGCAAGGTTGGCAAACCAGCCTCTTCACTGGTGCTGCCAGTTCATCGTACCCAATTGATGTGCCAGCAGGCCCAGGCGGTATCAAACCCAATGTTGCTTTGAGCTATAGCAGTAGCAGCACCGATGGCAAGGGCGGCTTACGCGCCAAGCAACAAGCAGGCTGGGTTGGCCGTGGCTGGAGTTTGGATACTGGCTCAGTCTCGTCGAATAAGGTTGCCGATGGCCGAACGTACTATTCATTAGTGTTCAATGGCCAATCATTCGATGTTACCCGTGGAGCAGCCTTAGTTGGCTCGCCGGTTGAAGCCAATCTATCACATTGGACATGGACACCAGTCAATGAAACCTTTGCCAAAGTAACGGCCTTTGAGCTTGGTGATTCGACCGCAAGCCGCGGTGGGAGCCGCTATGGTGCGCCACTCAAACGCTATGGCTGGCGAGTGTGGGCCAAAGATGGCACCAAGTACGAATTTGTTGACGATGCATGGTGGGGCTGGGATACCTGTGCCGTTGATGGCGCTGCCAGCATGGAAACCTATAAATGGTTACTCACAAGTGTCACCGATGTCAACAACAACGTAATCACCTACAACTATGGTCGCGATAGCCTCGCCCGTACAACCTGTAATGGGATTGCAGGCACCGTTGATCGTGAAATTTGGCCAACCAATATCACGTGGGGAGCCAATAGCGGCACAGGTGCAAGTGATCGCTATAAAGTTGAGTTTAATTCATCAACACGGACTGGTGATTTAGCGTTTGAAAATGCTCCTAATCAGCTTGGTGGACCATCAGGAGCACCACGCGAGAGCCGCCAACTCGATACGATCAAGGTCTATAGCAAACCAAGCAGCGCTTGGGAATTAGTGCGTCAATATAACTTGGCTTACGATTATAGTACGCTCTCAGACGCATCAATCAAGGCCAATGGGGTTGGCTCACCCGACACCACGAGCCAAAAACTCACCCTCAAGAGTATCCAACGGGTGGGTAACAATGGCACAAGCGCCTTGCCAGCAACCACCTTTACCTATGGGACAGATCGTGGGACAAATGAACACTATCCATTAGGTGCGTGGAACCGCTTGACCAGTGTCAATAATGGTCAAGGTGGAACGCTGACCTTTACCTATGAAAATATCGGTTTTGTTGTCAACAATCGATTCCTCGAAAACTATCGTCGGGTAACGGCGAAAACCACCACTGACGGGCGCGGCAATAGCTACACCACCAACTATAGCTACACCAGCCCTGCCCTGAATTCGCTGGGGTCGATCTTAGATCCTGGGAGCTTAGCCACCCAAACCTACGCTAACTCCGCGATTTTGTACTACAACAAGTATCGCAATAACACCGATATGAGTTCATGGTTGGTGCATAAAGCTTATAGCGAATTCCGTGGTCATGCCAAGGTAACTGAGCGTGATGCCAACGGTAACGAAACCGACCACTATTTCTATCAAGGCGATACCACTTGTAACCCAGCCGTGTATGGCTCACAGATGGAAACGGATGCCTGTTTCATTGAAATTCGTAACCGCGAAATCTTGAAAGGCAAGGAATATCGCACGGTTCAACGCCAAGGCACAACCAGTACGATGTTGCGCGAAAGCGGCAATTTCTATATGGTCGAATTCTATGGGTTTATGGAATCGCCATTCGCAGGCTTGTGGCGCTCATTTGATTACACCAACGAATCATTCAGCGTCAATTATGATCCCGCTCCTGCTGGCGGCCCTACGGCAACCGTTAACCGCACCAAATACTACTACGACCCAGCCAATCAAGGTGGCGTGCAGTATGGCAATGTCACCAAAGTTGAAGAGTTGGATGTTAGTGGCGCGGTCTATCGCTCAACCACCAATACTTATACACCCAATACAAGCACGGCCTATATTGTTGATCGCTTGACCACGCAAGTTATCCGCGATGGTCAAAATCGCTTGTTGGCCTTGACCGAAAATCGCTACGATGGCGCGGTAACGACTCCAGCGGTTGGGACGCGTGGCTTGCTGACCTTGGTGCGCAAATACAATAATGTGCCATTATCAACCAGCACAACTGGCGTAACCCTCACCAGCAGCGATGCCAGCTATGGCTACGATGCCTATGGCAACCAAACCACGGTTACAAGCTATGCTCAACCAGGCACGCGCTTGTTCAATGGTTCAACCACCACATTTAGCACACCAGGTAATGGCTCAAGCAGCAGCACGGTTACCACAACCTACGATCCAAACTTCCATGCCTTCTCAACCAGTGTGGGCCAACCAACTGGCAACACCAATAGCCCAAGCTTAAACGAAAGCGCTGGCTATGATTATCGTATGGGCACCTTGACCAGTGTGACTGATGCTAATGGTAATATTACCAACGCTGAATATGATGTCTTTGGGCGTATGTCCGCATTAATCAAGCCAGGTGATAGTAGTGCCTTGCCAACCGTCAAAGCCTACTATGCCGATAGCGCCCTGCCCTTCCGCTATTGGACGGAAACCCGCGAGCATGCTGGATTAAGTGGCGTTCAGATTAGTAGTCAGTTCTATGATGGTTTAGGCCGCAAGATTCAAACCAAACAAGAAAGTATCGATGGCAGCCAAAATATTGTGGTTGACACCAAATATGATGGTTTGAACCAAGTTACTCAAGAATCACAACCACGCTATGTCAGCGAAACCAGTGGCACCTTCGGGGTTTACACAACGGTTCCCGGCAGCGGGGTAAATTGGACGACCAAGACCTATGATAGTCTCAGTCGCTTGTTAACCGTAACCACTCCCGATGGGGCCAAAACCACCAAACGCTACTGGCAATACAATAACCTCAGTTTGGTCGATACGATTGACCCCAATCGCAATCGGACGCAACATCGCACCGATCAATTTGGGCGGTTGGTGCAGGTGCAGGAACTCAGTGGCAATTGTACAAGCTTTGCCTTCTTGAGCGACTTCAGCTGTACTGGCAATTACACCACCACCTGGGCCAGCTATGGCATGACAACCTATACCTATAGCCCGCTTGACTTGTTGACTACCAGCACCGATGCCAGCAACAATGTAACCAACATGACCTACGATTCATTAGGTCGCAAGCTGACCATGAACGACCCCGACATGGGTGCATGGAGCTATGGCTACGATGTTGATGGCAATCTGACCAGCCAAACCGATGCCAAAAACCAAACCTTGAGTTTCGAATACGATTTACTCAACCGTTTGACGGCCAAAAAGCAAGGCGTAACCACACTTGCCAGTTATACCTACGACCAATTTGGTGGATCATATCCTTATGGCAAAGGCCAACTAACCACCATGACCGATGCCAGTGGCAGCACGACCTATGGCTACACACCACGGGGCGAAATTCTAACCATTGATCAAACCGTTGATGGCACAACCTATAGCACCTATAACACCTATCGTGCTGATGGGAAACCAAATACCGTCGTCTACCCAACTGGCGAAATCATCACCTATAGCTATGATGCGGCTGGCCGTCAAAATGGCCTCAGTTCAAGCCTTGGTGAAGTCTTCCAAAGCAATGTGAGCTACGATGCCTTAGGCCAAAAAACCCATGAAATCTTTGGCAATGGCCAACAAACCCAATATAGCTACGATGCACTTTCAAAACGCTTAACCAGCACGATCACTGCCGATGTTGCCACCTTGCAAGAGCGCTTCCGCCGCGACTTTACCTATGATCTCGCTGGCAATGTGCAAACGATTGCCTCGATGGATAGCTTGAACGCGAACGAAATTATGCGCTACAGCTATGATCATCGGGAGCGCGTAACGAATGCTTGTGCCGTTACGAGCAGCAGTAGCAGCGTGTGTATTGGCGGTGCAACCTTCAATCAAAGCTACAGCTACGATGTGCTTGGCAATATCACCACCAAAGCAGGTGTAAGCTATAGCTATACCAATGGTAAACCGCACGCCGTTTCCAGCGTTGGTGGACAAAGCTACACGTATGATAACAACGGCAACATGGTCAACGGTGGTGGACGCAGCTATACTTGGAACATCGAAAACCAGCCAACCCAAATTAGCACCAGCACCGTCACCGAAACCTACAAGTATGACGGTGATAATGATCGCGTCAAGAAAACCACCACGACTGGCGGAACAGTCAAGAGTGTGCTCTACATTGGCAGCGTTGAATACTGGAGCGATGGCAAAGTTGTTTCTAGCTATGCAGGTGTTGCTGCTCGTACCACTACAGGTAACCCAAGCACGAGCAATCGCGGTAGCATAATCTATCTCCATGTTGATCACCTTGGTTCGGTTGGAGCTATTACCAATAACAGTGGTATCGTGATCGAAGCTGAACGCTATGATCCATGGGGTGCAACCCGCAGTGGCAACCTCACCAGCACTGAGTTTGGCTACACTGGTCAACGCAAAGACGATGGCACAGGCTTGCTGTTCTACAACGCTCGCTACTACGATGCGGCAATTGCCCGTTTTGTGAGTGCTGATAGTATCGTGCCCGGTACCACATCAGGCGAAGGCGGTTCTGCAAATTCAATAGGCCGAGATGATACCCAAGCTCTTAGCCCTTTGACTGTTGATTTCCATGAAACACTATTTATCAACTCTTTAGGTGAAGAATTACGATTTATCCAAACCAAAGGATTTTGGTTTCAACTTAGTGATGACGAGAAAAATTCTAATCAGATTAAATCTTATTGGGGTCCCCAAAATGCTCAATCTCTAAACAGATATAGCTATGTATCCAATAATCCTTTAATCTATATTGACCCAAGTGGTCATATTAAGTGTGGAAAAGGTTTTTGGGGATCACTGTGCCGTGGTGCTGGTCGTGCTTTCAGGTTTGTACGCACGAGCTTCTTTATAGCTGTTGATATCTATGGTGTGCTTACTGCGGGAAACATGCTAAGAAATCCTAAGGCTTTCTTTAAAACCCTAATGAATCCATCAATTTGGACGGTAAGAGGCTTTTTGGATGCTGGTACCGTATATTTAGGAATCCCCACTCTTAAAGGCCATTTGAAAGAAATGTGGGATTTATGGGTAGAAATTTGGGATTCATTAGGTGTGTATGAAGCATTTGGTTCTGCCTCAGACGATACTTGTATAACTTATAGTAGAGCACATCCTGAGTGTTATCGAATTCGATGA